Proteins encoded within one genomic window of Actinoplanes octamycinicus:
- a CDS encoding discoidin domain-containing protein, which produces MRIHGGWWARTAATLVMCLFAGVAVAVHRPAPAAPPAPPDPHAGHIMPRAVPVAVTTPLPLPRTGWVATADSGQSTAARVLDGDTTTAWLSGTGALPHRVALDTGNRVAVSGLTYLPRTTANGRIGQYRVEVSDDGTTWSAPVATGTFADDATLKTVTFTTVITRHVRLVALTEAGGRSTRSAAAEINLLGGTDPALPRTGWTVAADSEETAAENGAAANALDGNTASIWHTAWSVAPAAPLPHTFTVDMKVTNLVSGLSYLPRQDGGRNGLIGQYRVETSMDGVSWAPPAATGAFADSQAAQTVTFAPALARYVRLTALTEAGNRGPWSSAAEINLLGRTDPTLARTGWTATADSQETASENGAVANVLDGDPATIWHSAWSGTPAPLPHAVTVDLHASVLVGGLAYLPRPAASANGRIGRYQIATSADGTTWTDRVSDGVFADSPARQTVIFPPARARYVRLTALTEAGTRGPWSSAAELDLLGPSGSVVPKRGVWSAPVGFPLVPVAAAQLPNGKILTWSAFRPDSFSGGTGQTLTATYDPATGVVTQRMITETGHDMFCPGISTLPDGRILVTGGNNSEKTSVYDPATDAWTAGPAMTTPRGYQASTTLGDGRVFTIGGSWSGGWGGYNGSPHKAGEVWSPSAGWTALPGADAAPMLTADANPSGDYRKDNHAWLFAWSGGKVLQAGPSKAMNWYSTSGTGGVSPAGTRGDDGDAMNGNAVMFDTGKILTIGGAPNYENNDATANAYLLSIDGTTVTSRKAAPMANTRAFHNSVVLPDGKVAVFGGQNYPVPFSDNTAVLSAELFDPATESFSTLSPAAIPRTYHSVALLMPDARVFTGGGGLCGTGCATNHFDAEIFTPPYLLTEDGKPAPRPSITTAPASAANGASITVSTDKAVKSFAIVRMGTATHSVDTDQRRLSLTPTAVTGGYRLTIPADPGIALPGYWMLFALDAKGVPSVAKTIHIG; this is translated from the coding sequence ATGCGTATACATGGCGGGTGGTGGGCCAGAACGGCGGCCACCCTGGTGATGTGTCTGTTCGCGGGCGTCGCGGTGGCGGTGCACCGGCCGGCGCCGGCCGCCCCGCCGGCGCCGCCGGATCCGCACGCCGGGCACATCATGCCGCGGGCCGTGCCGGTGGCGGTGACCACGCCGCTGCCGCTGCCGCGCACCGGCTGGGTGGCGACCGCGGACAGCGGGCAGTCGACCGCGGCCCGGGTGCTCGACGGGGACACCACGACCGCCTGGCTGAGCGGGACCGGCGCGCTGCCGCACCGGGTGGCCCTGGACACCGGCAACCGGGTGGCCGTCAGCGGGCTCACCTACCTGCCCCGGACCACCGCCAACGGGCGGATCGGGCAGTACCGGGTGGAGGTCAGCGACGACGGGACGACGTGGAGCGCGCCGGTCGCCACCGGCACCTTCGCCGACGACGCGACGCTCAAGACGGTCACCTTCACCACGGTGATCACCCGGCACGTCCGGCTGGTCGCGCTGACCGAGGCGGGCGGGCGCAGCACCCGCTCGGCGGCCGCCGAGATCAACCTGCTCGGCGGCACCGACCCGGCCCTGCCGCGGACCGGGTGGACCGTGGCGGCCGACAGCGAGGAGACCGCCGCCGAGAACGGCGCCGCCGCGAACGCCCTGGACGGGAACACCGCGTCGATCTGGCACACCGCGTGGAGCGTGGCGCCGGCCGCGCCGCTGCCGCACACCTTCACGGTGGACATGAAGGTGACCAACCTGGTGTCCGGGCTGAGCTACCTGCCCCGGCAGGACGGCGGCCGGAACGGCCTGATCGGCCAGTACCGGGTGGAGACCAGCATGGACGGGGTGAGCTGGGCGCCGCCCGCGGCCACCGGCGCGTTCGCCGACAGCCAGGCCGCGCAGACCGTCACCTTCGCCCCGGCGCTGGCCCGGTACGTGCGGCTCACCGCGCTCACCGAGGCGGGCAACCGCGGCCCGTGGAGCAGCGCCGCCGAGATCAATCTGCTCGGCCGGACCGATCCGACGCTGGCCCGGACCGGCTGGACGGCGACCGCCGACAGCCAGGAGACCGCGTCCGAGAACGGGGCGGTGGCCAACGTGCTGGACGGCGACCCGGCCACCATCTGGCACAGCGCGTGGAGCGGCACCCCGGCCCCGCTGCCCCACGCGGTCACCGTCGACCTGCACGCGTCGGTGCTGGTCGGCGGCCTGGCCTACCTGCCCCGGCCGGCCGCGTCGGCGAACGGGCGGATCGGCCGCTACCAGATCGCCACCTCGGCGGACGGCACCACCTGGACCGACCGGGTCAGCGACGGCGTGTTCGCGGACAGCCCGGCCCGGCAGACGGTGATCTTCCCGCCGGCCCGGGCCCGGTACGTCCGGCTCACCGCGCTCACCGAGGCCGGCACCCGCGGCCCGTGGAGCAGCGCCGCCGAACTCGACCTGCTCGGCCCGAGCGGCTCGGTGGTCCCGAAACGCGGCGTATGGAGCGCCCCGGTCGGCTTCCCGCTGGTCCCGGTGGCCGCCGCGCAACTGCCCAACGGCAAGATCCTGACCTGGTCGGCGTTCCGGCCGGACTCGTTCAGCGGCGGCACCGGGCAGACCCTGACCGCCACCTACGACCCGGCGACCGGCGTGGTCACCCAGCGGATGATCACCGAGACCGGGCACGACATGTTCTGCCCCGGCATCTCCACCCTGCCGGACGGCCGGATCCTGGTGACCGGCGGCAACAACAGCGAGAAGACCAGCGTCTACGACCCGGCCACGGACGCCTGGACGGCCGGCCCGGCGATGACCACGCCGCGCGGCTACCAGGCCAGCACCACGCTGGGTGACGGCCGGGTGTTCACCATCGGCGGTTCGTGGAGCGGCGGCTGGGGCGGGTACAACGGCAGCCCGCACAAGGCCGGCGAGGTGTGGTCGCCGTCGGCCGGGTGGACCGCGCTGCCCGGCGCGGACGCCGCGCCGATGCTGACCGCGGACGCCAACCCGAGCGGCGACTACCGCAAGGACAACCACGCGTGGCTGTTCGCCTGGTCCGGCGGGAAGGTGCTGCAGGCCGGCCCGAGCAAGGCGATGAACTGGTACAGCACCAGCGGCACCGGCGGGGTCAGTCCGGCCGGGACGCGCGGCGACGACGGCGACGCGATGAACGGCAACGCGGTCATGTTCGACACCGGCAAGATCCTGACGATCGGTGGCGCGCCGAACTACGAGAACAACGACGCCACCGCGAACGCGTACCTGCTGAGCATCGACGGGACCACGGTGACCAGCCGGAAGGCGGCGCCGATGGCGAACACCCGGGCGTTCCACAACAGCGTGGTGCTGCCGGACGGCAAGGTGGCGGTCTTCGGCGGGCAGAACTATCCGGTGCCGTTCTCGGACAACACCGCGGTGCTCAGCGCCGAGCTGTTCGACCCGGCGACCGAGTCGTTCAGCACGCTGTCACCGGCGGCGATCCCGCGCACCTACCACAGCGTCGCGCTGCTGATGCCGGACGCCCGGGTGTTCACCGGCGGTGGCGGGCTGTGCGGCACCGGGTGCGCGACCAACCACTTCGACGCGGAGATCTTCACCCCGCCGTACCTGCTCACCGAGGACGGCAAGCCGGCCCCGCGCCCGTCGATCACCACCGCCCCGGCCAGCGCGGCGAACGGCGCGAGCATCACGGTCAGCACCGACAAGGCGGTGAAGTCGTTCGCCATCGTCCGGATGGGCACCGCCACGCACAGCGTCGACACGGATCAGCGCCGCCTGTCGCTGACCCCGACCGCGGTCACCGGCGGCTACCGCCTCACCATCCCGGCCGATCCGGGTATCGCCCTGCCGGGCTATTGGATGCTGTTCGCCCTGGACGCCAAGGGAGTCCCCAGCGTCGCGAAGACCATCCACATCGGCTGA
- the htpG gene encoding molecular chaperone HtpG, which yields MTMETLEFQAEARQLLQLMVHSIYSNKDIFLRELISNASDALDKLRLAKLQDGLEADTSDLHIEIEADTEARTLTVRDNGIGMTREEVVALIGTIAKSGTADLLAKLKEASEKKGEAELIGQFGVGFYSTFMVADKVTLVTRKAGTEGHGTRWESAGEGTYTIDDAPDAPVGTTVTLHLRPKDEEDALYDYADEWRIKQIVKRYSDFISFPIRLGDETLNSQKALWARPRSEVTDEEYHEFYKHISHDWTDPLEIINMKAEGTFEYEALLFIPSRAPHDLFQRDARRGLQLYVKRVFIMDDSKELIPDYLRFVKGVVDAADLSLNISREILQQDRHIQMIRRRLVKKVLSTIKDLMTSNPEKYATFWREFGRAVKEGLLSEPDNHKPILEIASFATTAQDEPTTLAGYVERMKEGQEEIYFLTGESRAQVVNSPHMEAFAEQGYEVLILTDPVDEIWVDAVPDFDGKKLRSIARGSVDLKKDEEEKEPEGDFGPLLGFLKEKLDEQVKEVRLSHRLTTSAACLVSDQDDITPALEKMYRAMGQEGPRVKRILELNPNHPLVAGLRSAYERGAEDPALPETAELLYGTALLAEGGDLEDPARFAKLLADRLARTV from the coding sequence GTGACGATGGAGACGTTGGAGTTCCAGGCCGAGGCGCGCCAGCTGCTGCAGCTGATGGTCCACTCGATCTATTCGAACAAGGACATCTTCCTGCGTGAGCTGATCTCGAACGCGTCCGACGCGCTGGACAAGCTGCGCCTGGCCAAGCTGCAGGACGGCCTGGAGGCGGACACCTCCGACCTGCACATCGAGATCGAGGCGGACACCGAGGCGCGGACGCTGACCGTCCGGGACAACGGCATCGGGATGACCCGCGAGGAGGTCGTGGCGCTGATCGGCACGATCGCCAAGTCCGGGACCGCCGATCTGCTGGCCAAGCTCAAGGAGGCGTCCGAGAAGAAGGGCGAGGCCGAGCTGATCGGCCAGTTCGGCGTCGGGTTCTACTCGACGTTCATGGTCGCCGACAAGGTGACCCTGGTGACCCGCAAGGCCGGCACCGAGGGGCACGGCACCCGCTGGGAGTCGGCGGGCGAGGGGACCTACACGATCGACGACGCGCCGGACGCGCCGGTCGGTACCACGGTCACCCTGCACCTGCGGCCGAAGGACGAGGAGGACGCGCTCTACGACTACGCCGACGAGTGGCGGATCAAGCAGATCGTCAAGCGGTACTCGGACTTCATCTCGTTCCCGATCCGGCTCGGCGACGAGACGCTGAACTCGCAGAAGGCGCTCTGGGCCCGGCCGCGCAGCGAGGTCACCGACGAGGAGTACCACGAGTTCTACAAGCACATCAGCCACGACTGGACCGACCCGCTCGAGATCATCAACATGAAGGCGGAGGGCACCTTCGAGTACGAAGCACTGCTCTTCATCCCGTCCCGCGCCCCGCACGACCTGTTCCAGCGGGACGCCCGCCGCGGCCTGCAGCTCTACGTCAAGCGCGTCTTCATCATGGACGACAGCAAGGAGCTGATCCCGGACTACCTGCGCTTCGTCAAGGGCGTGGTGGACGCGGCCGACCTGTCGCTGAACATCTCCCGGGAGATCCTGCAGCAGGATCGGCACATCCAGATGATCCGCCGCCGGCTGGTCAAGAAGGTCCTGTCCACGATCAAGGACCTGATGACCAGCAACCCGGAGAAGTACGCGACGTTCTGGCGCGAGTTCGGCCGGGCGGTCAAGGAGGGCCTGCTCAGCGAGCCGGACAACCACAAGCCGATCCTGGAGATCGCGTCCTTCGCGACCACCGCGCAGGACGAGCCGACCACCCTCGCCGGTTACGTGGAGCGGATGAAGGAGGGCCAGGAGGAGATCTACTTCCTGACCGGGGAGAGCCGCGCCCAGGTGGTGAACTCGCCGCACATGGAGGCGTTCGCCGAGCAGGGGTACGAGGTGCTGATCCTCACCGACCCGGTCGACGAGATCTGGGTCGACGCGGTGCCGGACTTCGACGGCAAGAAGCTGCGCTCGATCGCCCGCGGCTCGGTCGACCTGAAGAAGGACGAGGAGGAGAAGGAGCCGGAGGGCGACTTCGGCCCGCTGCTCGGCTTCCTCAAGGAGAAGCTGGACGAGCAGGTCAAGGAGGTGCGCCTGTCGCACCGGCTGACCACCTCGGCCGCCTGCCTGGTCAGCGACCAGGACGACATCACGCCGGCGCTGGAGAAGATGTATAGGGCGATGGGCCAGGAGGGCCCGCGGGTGAAGCGGATCCTGGAGCTCAACCCGAACCACCCGCTGGTCGCCGGGCTCCGGTCGGCGTACGAGCGCGGCGCCGAGGACCCGGCCCTGCCGGAGACCGCCGAGCTGCTGTACGGCACCGCGCTGCTCGCCGAGGGCGGCGACCTGGAGGACCCGGCCCGCTTCGCGAAGCTGCTGGCCGACCGCCTGGCCCGCACGGTCTGA
- a CDS encoding IS110 family transposase: MWFCRDDGKVNGYMGQLIIGVDPHKRSATIEIINEREQVLARGRYGTDTGGYQQMLAAGRRHAGRVWAVEGCNGIGRHLAQRLVADGETVLDVPAKLAAKARNFDTGHGRKTDGHDAHHIAVTALRTPGLRRVHADGATVALRLLADRRDQLGATRTETINRLHQLLLELIPGGAKKNLTTDQARTLLERVSVPAGDIVTATRYQLAGDLADELTTLDTKIKAANRQLKTVLAATGTQLTSLNGIGPSGAARLLGDIGDISRFPTRGHFATWNGTAPIDVSSGDNHHHRLNRAGNRRINRVLHIMAITQLRFDTPGRAYYQRKRAEGKTAMEAMRALKRRLSDTVYRQMIKDDHTAQQTATGPGGHTGATLNSSAADPNPKIDTSEKSQPGPANHHPKTPLTPTP; encoded by the coding sequence GTGTGGTTCTGCCGCGACGACGGGAAGGTCAACGGGTACATGGGTCAGCTGATCATTGGAGTCGATCCGCACAAGCGGTCCGCGACGATCGAGATCATCAACGAGCGTGAACAGGTGCTGGCCCGTGGCAGGTACGGCACCGACACCGGTGGCTACCAGCAGATGCTCGCCGCCGGCCGCCGTCACGCCGGCCGGGTGTGGGCGGTCGAGGGCTGTAACGGCATCGGCCGGCACCTGGCCCAGCGGCTGGTCGCCGACGGCGAAACCGTGCTGGACGTCCCGGCGAAACTCGCCGCGAAAGCCCGCAACTTTGACACCGGGCACGGCCGTAAAACCGACGGTCACGACGCGCACCACATCGCGGTGACCGCCCTGCGCACCCCGGGCCTGCGCCGCGTTCACGCCGACGGCGCCACCGTCGCGCTGCGGCTGCTGGCCGACCGCCGCGACCAGCTCGGCGCCACCCGCACCGAGACCATCAACCGGCTGCACCAGCTACTGCTCGAACTGATCCCCGGCGGCGCGAAGAAGAACCTGACCACCGACCAGGCCCGCACCCTGCTCGAACGCGTCAGCGTCCCGGCCGGCGACATCGTCACCGCCACCCGCTATCAGCTGGCCGGCGACCTGGCCGACGAGCTCACCACCCTGGACACCAAGATCAAAGCAGCCAACCGGCAGCTGAAGACCGTGCTGGCCGCCACCGGCACCCAGCTGACCAGCCTCAACGGCATCGGCCCCTCCGGCGCCGCCCGCCTGCTCGGCGACATCGGCGACATCAGCCGCTTCCCGACCCGCGGGCACTTCGCCACCTGGAACGGCACCGCCCCCATCGACGTGTCCTCCGGCGACAACCATCATCACCGGCTCAACCGGGCCGGGAACCGGCGCATCAACCGGGTCCTGCACATCATGGCCATCACCCAGCTCCGCTTCGACACCCCCGGCCGCGCCTACTACCAGCGCAAACGCGCCGAAGGCAAAACCGCGATGGAAGCCATGCGAGCGTTGAAACGACGCCTGTCCGACACCGTCTACCGCCAAATGATCAAAGACGACCACACGGCACAACAGACAGCGACGGGTCCGGGAGGACACACGGGGGCGACTCTGAACTCCAGCGCGGCCGACCCAAACCCCAAGATCGACACTTCGGAAAAGTCACAACCCGGACCCGCCAACCACCACCCTAAAACACCCCTCACACCAACCCCTTGA
- a CDS encoding MFS transporter → MATSQARWFALAALCFCTLAVGLDGTVLSVALPTLARDLGASTGDLQWFTNSYLLVLAAALLPAGMLGDRYGRKRFLLGALALFGAASAWCAYATTSGQLITARAVLGLSSAVIMALIGAVLTVVFDEKDRPRALTIWITANALGIPLGPLLGGWLLDHFWWGSVFLINLPIVVFGLLAIVAWVPESHGDRRRRLDLPGVLLSAAGLVGLTYGIIEAGERSVTDPGALVPIAGGLLALLLLVRWQRRAAAPLIDLDLFRSRGFTGGVVLATVASFSFFGLLFALPQLFQAVGGEDSFGSGLRLLPVIGGLLVGARLADKLVARCGARLVIGAGLALIAGALLAGSRTGVDTGYGYVAAWITVAGIGLGFTLPPAMNAALGALTPERSGVGNGLIQAMRQVGSAIGVAVLGTVLNAGYRDRVGAAGLPAAARDNAASGVAVAQRSGDPGLLDTVRHAFTHGMDAALVTTGAVAAAGVLLVLILPRHTRRPAGDPEQPVLAESGV, encoded by the coding sequence ATGGCTACTTCCCAGGCGCGCTGGTTCGCGCTCGCCGCACTCTGCTTCTGCACGCTGGCCGTCGGTCTCGACGGCACGGTGCTGAGCGTCGCGCTGCCGACCCTGGCCCGCGACCTCGGCGCCTCCACCGGTGACCTGCAGTGGTTCACCAACTCCTACCTGCTGGTGCTGGCCGCCGCGCTGCTGCCGGCCGGGATGCTCGGCGACCGGTACGGCCGCAAGCGCTTCCTGCTCGGCGCCCTGGCGCTGTTCGGCGCCGCCTCGGCCTGGTGCGCCTACGCCACCACCAGCGGCCAGCTGATCACCGCCCGCGCGGTGCTCGGCCTCTCCTCGGCGGTGATCATGGCGCTGATCGGCGCGGTGCTGACCGTGGTCTTCGACGAGAAGGACCGCCCGCGCGCGCTGACCATCTGGATCACCGCGAACGCGCTCGGCATCCCGCTCGGCCCGCTGCTCGGCGGCTGGCTGCTGGACCACTTCTGGTGGGGCTCGGTCTTCCTGATCAACCTGCCGATCGTGGTGTTCGGCCTGCTGGCCATCGTCGCCTGGGTGCCCGAGTCGCACGGCGACCGGCGCCGCCGCCTCGACCTGCCGGGCGTGCTGCTCTCCGCGGCCGGGCTGGTCGGCCTCACCTACGGCATCATCGAGGCCGGCGAACGCAGCGTGACCGACCCGGGCGCGCTCGTTCCGATCGCCGGCGGCCTGCTCGCCCTGCTGCTCCTGGTCCGGTGGCAGCGCCGGGCCGCCGCCCCGCTGATCGACCTCGACCTGTTCCGCTCCCGGGGCTTCACCGGCGGGGTGGTGCTCGCCACGGTCGCCAGCTTCTCCTTCTTCGGGCTGCTCTTCGCGCTGCCGCAGCTGTTCCAGGCGGTCGGCGGCGAGGACTCGTTCGGCTCCGGCCTGCGCCTGCTCCCGGTGATCGGTGGCCTGCTGGTCGGCGCCCGGCTCGCCGACAAGCTGGTCGCCCGGTGCGGGGCCCGGCTGGTGATCGGCGCCGGGCTGGCCCTGATCGCCGGCGCGCTGCTGGCCGGCTCCCGGACCGGCGTGGACACCGGCTACGGCTACGTCGCCGCCTGGATCACGGTGGCCGGCATCGGGCTCGGCTTCACCCTGCCGCCCGCGATGAACGCGGCGCTCGGCGCGCTCACCCCGGAACGCAGCGGCGTCGGCAACGGTCTGATCCAGGCGATGCGCCAGGTCGGCAGCGCGATCGGGGTGGCCGTGCTGGGCACCGTGCTGAACGCCGGCTACCGCGACCGGGTCGGCGCCGCCGGGCTGCCGGCCGCCGCCCGGGACAACGCCGCCTCCGGGGTCGCGGTCGCCCAGCGGTCCGGCGACCCCGGGCTGCTCGACACGGTGCGGCACGCGTTCACCCACGGCATGGACGCCGCGCTGGTCACCACCGGGGCGGTCGCCGCGGCCGGGGTGCTGCTGGTGCTGATCCTGCCCCGGCACACCCGCCGCCCGGCCGGCGATCCCGAGCAGCCGGTGCTGGCAGAATCGGGGGTATGA
- a CDS encoding acyl-CoA-like ligand-binding transcription factor, with translation MTATPSLRERKKAKTRAAIREHAIRLFEEQGFASTTVDQIAEAAEVSPSTFFRYFPAKEDVILTDDYDPMLVAAVRAQPPEVPPIEAVRRGMREVFAGLTAEALESERRRQRLLSEVPELRARAMSQIAEALELLADVVGERCGLPADDLRVRTMSGAIAGVVLAMVPPGRMAGQATIDDVDFDRMIDALDLLQRGLPIS, from the coding sequence ATGACAGCCACCCCGAGCCTGCGCGAACGCAAGAAGGCGAAGACCCGGGCCGCGATCCGCGAGCACGCGATACGGCTGTTCGAGGAGCAGGGGTTCGCGTCGACCACCGTGGACCAGATCGCGGAGGCGGCCGAGGTCTCGCCGAGCACGTTCTTCCGGTACTTCCCGGCCAAGGAAGACGTCATCCTGACCGACGACTACGACCCGATGCTGGTCGCCGCGGTCCGCGCCCAGCCGCCCGAGGTGCCGCCGATCGAGGCGGTCCGGCGCGGCATGCGCGAGGTCTTCGCCGGCCTCACCGCCGAGGCGCTGGAGAGCGAGCGCCGCCGGCAGCGACTCCTCTCCGAGGTGCCGGAGCTGCGGGCCCGGGCGATGAGCCAGATCGCCGAAGCGCTCGAGTTGCTCGCCGACGTGGTCGGCGAGCGGTGCGGGCTGCCGGCCGACGACCTGCGGGTCCGGACGATGAGCGGCGCCATCGCCGGCGTGGTGCTGGCCATGGTGCCGCCGGGCCGGATGGCCGGCCAGGCCACCATCGACGACGTCGACTTCGACCGCATGATCGACGCGCTCGACCTGCTTCAGCGAGGTCTTCCGATCAGCTGA
- a CDS encoding TetR family transcriptional regulator, producing the protein MGRVSQAQARENRERIVATAAGLFRERGIAGVSVADISAAAGLTHGGFYKQFESKDALVTEAIGYAFAEQAARLTAGLGSGRDESDAGPRSAGAAEARDGLDDAERRALLDAYLSIGHRDEPAVGCPTAGFAGDVARAAGGEAARHAYAAGVEAYARLLGTDGEADLAAVSTMVGALILARATAGTGLSERILTEARAALS; encoded by the coding sequence ATGGGACGGGTATCGCAGGCGCAGGCCAGGGAGAACCGGGAGCGGATCGTCGCGACGGCGGCCGGGCTGTTCCGGGAGCGGGGCATCGCGGGGGTGAGCGTCGCGGACATCAGCGCCGCGGCGGGGCTCACCCACGGCGGGTTCTACAAGCAGTTCGAGTCCAAGGACGCGCTGGTCACCGAGGCGATCGGGTATGCCTTCGCGGAGCAGGCGGCCCGGCTCACGGCCGGCCTCGGGAGCGGACGTGACGAGAGCGACGCCGGGCCGCGGAGCGCGGGAGCGGCGGAGGCACGGGACGGGCTGGACGACGCGGAGCGGCGGGCGCTGCTGGACGCGTACCTCTCGATCGGACATCGGGATGAGCCGGCCGTGGGCTGCCCGACTGCCGGATTCGCGGGCGATGTCGCCCGCGCAGCGGGGGGCGAGGCGGCCCGGCACGCCTACGCCGCGGGGGTCGAGGCCTACGCCCGGCTGCTCGGCACGGACGGCGAAGCGGATCTGGCCGCGGTCAGCACCATGGTCGGCGCGCTGATCCTGGCCCGGGCGACCGCGGGAACCGGTCTCTCCGAGCGGATCCTGACGGAGGCACGAGCGGCTCTCAGCTGA
- a CDS encoding SDR family oxidoreductase — translation MELTTATAVVTGANRGFGRHLAAQLLERGAKVYAAARRPESIDLPGAIPLRLDVTDPVSVAEAAATAADATLLINNAGVATGQPLLGGDLDLIRAELETNFFGTLAATRAFAPVIEANGGGAVLNVLSVLSWLHPAAYGSYSAGKAAAWALTNATREQLAPRGITVTGLHVAYMDTDMAADIPADRKTDPAVVAKLALDAVEAGAPEVLGDDLTRTVKATLATTPA, via the coding sequence ATGGAACTCACCACCGCCACCGCTGTCGTCACCGGCGCCAACCGCGGCTTCGGGCGCCACCTCGCCGCCCAGCTGCTCGAGCGCGGCGCCAAGGTCTACGCCGCGGCCCGCCGCCCGGAGTCGATCGACCTGCCCGGCGCCATCCCGCTGCGCCTCGACGTCACCGACCCGGTCTCGGTCGCCGAAGCCGCCGCGACCGCCGCCGACGCCACCCTGCTGATCAACAACGCCGGCGTCGCCACCGGCCAGCCGTTGCTCGGCGGCGACCTCGACCTGATCCGAGCCGAGCTGGAGACCAACTTCTTCGGTACGCTCGCCGCCACCCGCGCCTTCGCCCCGGTGATCGAGGCCAACGGCGGGGGAGCGGTGCTGAACGTCCTCTCCGTACTGTCCTGGCTGCACCCGGCCGCCTACGGCTCCTACTCCGCGGGCAAGGCCGCCGCCTGGGCGCTCACCAACGCCACCCGTGAACAGCTGGCCCCGCGCGGCATCACGGTGACCGGCCTGCACGTCGCCTACATGGACACCGACATGGCCGCCGACATCCCCGCCGACCGCAAGACCGACCCGGCCGTGGTGGCCAAGCTGGCCCTGGACGCCGTGGAGGCCGGCGCCCCGGAGGTCCTCGGCGACGACCTCACCCGCACGGTCAAGGCGACCCTCGCCACGACGCCCGCCTGA
- a CDS encoding FMN-dependent NADH-azoreductase, whose protein sequence is MKLLHIAASPRGERSESLALADTFLTAAREAQPGLEVEEWNLWDGTLPAFGPDAAAAKMAVFAGEEPTGPAADAWAAAIAAFHRFDAADRYLFSVPMWNAGVPYILKQFIDVVSQPGLVFGFDPADGYTGLLRGKKAAVVYTSAVYGPDRPPAFGSDFQATYFADWLRWAGVHDQAEIHFRPNLATADAATARTLAHAEARERAKLFLQP, encoded by the coding sequence GTGAAACTGCTGCACATCGCCGCCTCCCCGCGCGGCGAGCGGTCCGAGTCGCTCGCCCTCGCCGACACCTTCCTGACCGCGGCCCGGGAGGCCCAGCCGGGCCTGGAGGTCGAGGAGTGGAACCTGTGGGACGGCACGCTGCCGGCCTTCGGCCCGGACGCCGCCGCCGCGAAGATGGCGGTCTTCGCCGGCGAGGAGCCCACCGGCCCGGCCGCCGACGCCTGGGCCGCCGCGATCGCCGCCTTCCACCGTTTCGACGCCGCCGACCGCTACCTGTTCAGCGTCCCGATGTGGAACGCCGGCGTGCCCTACATCCTCAAGCAGTTCATCGACGTGGTCAGCCAGCCCGGCCTGGTCTTCGGCTTCGACCCGGCGGACGGCTACACCGGTCTGCTGCGGGGCAAGAAGGCGGCGGTCGTCTACACCAGCGCCGTCTACGGCCCGGACCGCCCGCCGGCCTTCGGCAGCGACTTCCAGGCCACCTACTTCGCCGACTGGCTCCGCTGGGCCGGCGTCCACGACCAGGCCGAGATCCACTTCCGCCCGAACCTGGCCACCGCCGACGCCGCCACGGCCCGCACGCTGGCCCACGCGGAGGCGCGCGAGCGGGCCAAACTCTTCCTCCAGCCCTGA
- a CDS encoding MarR family winged helix-turn-helix transcriptional regulator, with the protein MSDTDTVAWAALLRVHATVVPVLDRTLQATCGLPLTWYDVLLELHHAPDGRLSMGELGERAVVSRTRVSRVVDQLVGAGLVVRESNPDDRRSAHAAITDAGRQRLREAAPVYLDGIQRHFTGLMSAAEAATVATALAKVLRKQE; encoded by the coding sequence ATGAGCGACACCGACACCGTTGCCTGGGCAGCCCTGCTGCGGGTGCACGCCACCGTCGTGCCGGTTCTCGACCGCACCCTGCAGGCGACCTGCGGACTGCCGCTGACCTGGTACGACGTTCTGCTGGAGCTGCACCACGCGCCGGACGGCCGGCTCAGCATGGGCGAGCTGGGGGAGCGCGCCGTGGTCAGCCGCACCCGGGTCAGCCGGGTCGTCGACCAGCTCGTCGGGGCCGGTCTGGTGGTCCGGGAGAGCAATCCGGACGATCGCCGGTCCGCGCACGCCGCGATCACCGACGCCGGCCGGCAGCGGCTGCGCGAGGCGGCGCCGGTCTATCTGGACGGGATCCAGCGGCACTTCACCGGCCTGATGTCGGCGGCCGAGGCGGCGACCGTGGCTACCGCGTTGGCGAAGGTGCTCCGGAAACAGGAGTGA